A window from Mus caroli chromosome 2, CAROLI_EIJ_v1.1, whole genome shotgun sequence encodes these proteins:
- the LOC110289513 gene encoding proline-rich receptor-like protein kinase PERK2 — translation MGLYPPSFRVTLSVRQYKLPNTTQMLRPQPLELGCLLHIFPAPSSTLPSGPLSSPQASPRTLPRPRTPSPSTAGSSASSPEAGPRHAGQTPLPSPLTPASAEPRHPPHIDRSLPERGLRRTTSDPLSLHCSPPPESWSAESPLGSLGEQESGPVALRASSSLSSEWRGRRIPGTHLVPVVNISPGFPSTNSSARAPLPSPRRSRSRGPAFPPLPSSLRPSARPPATHQRGPAARGAGRSAEGKDEGCPHDCLVQMDLRLWSLAMCSVPPLG, via the exons ATGGGGCTCTACCCTCCAAGCTTCAGGGTTACGCTGAGTGTTCGGCAATACAAGCTGCCAAACACTACCCAAATGCTTCG ACCGCAGCCTCTCGAGCTCGGCTGCCTACTCCACATCTTCCCCGCTCCCTCGTCCACGCTTCCCTCCGGACCGCTGAGCTCGCCCCAAGCCTCTCCTCGCACTCTTCCACGCCCCCGAACACCTTCCCCCTCCACGGCAGGCTCCTCCGCCTCCAGCCCCGAGGCTGGGCCCAGGCATgcggggcagacacctcttcCATCGCCCCTCACGCCGGCCTCGGCCGAGCCGAGACATCCCCCCCACATTGACCGGAGCCTCCCGGAGAGGGGTCTGAGGAGGACGACGTCCGATCCGCTCTCCCTCCACTGCTCGCCGCCCCCGGAGAGCTGGAGTGCGGAGTCGCCTCTCGGGTCCCTCGGGGAGCAGGAGTCCGGGCCGGTAGCCCTCCGCGCCAGCTCGTCCCTATCGTCGgagtggaggggaaggaggaTCCCCGGAACTCACCTAGTGCCTGTTGTCAACATTAGCCCCGGGTTTCCCAGCACCAACTCCAGCGCTCgggctcccctcccctccccccgccgcTCTCGCAGCCGAGGGCCCGCCTTCCCTccgctcccctcctccctccgcCCGTCGGCCCGCCCGCCCGCCACTCACCAACGCGGCCCGGCTGCTAGGGGGGCGGGGCGGAGCGCAGAGGGAAAAGACGAAGGCTGCCCGCACGACTGCCTAGTCCAAATGGACCTTCGTCTCTGGTCCCTCGCTATGTGTTCAGTCCCTCCTCTGGGTTAA